In Saimiri boliviensis isolate mSaiBol1 chromosome 12, mSaiBol1.pri, whole genome shotgun sequence, one genomic interval encodes:
- the LOC101040127 gene encoding caspase-14 isoform X2 produces MAFLVAGTLQVATQMADNRDSLGRKGKYNVQGPRAALMLSSPGVAATAVTALKDVFQALGFESFERREVPVQGFLEELAWFRERLDAHRRLVGCALVALVAPRGQLWQPQQLVWELSSCGVLQGCPKVFLLLPSGPGATLEPGAFLNGLRELCSRTPHWSLVQLLTELFHRVAEESTGGTCCPVLQSSLRGALCLGGVEPWRPEPAPGPSTQYDLSKTKAALLLAVIQGRPGAQHDVEALGGLCQALGFETTVRTNPTAQAFQEELAQFREQLDTCGGPVSCALVALMAHGGPQGQLLGTDGQEVQPQALMQELSRCQVLRGHPKIFLLQACRGGKRDAGVGPTALPWYRRWLPAPPSVPSHADVLQIYAEAQDSSGRGPPSGSSHQADILTVYAATEGYVAYRDEKGSDFIQTLVEVLRANPGRDLLELLTEVNRRVCEQDVLGPDCDEPRKACLEICSSLRRRLCLQV; encoded by the exons ATGgccttcctggtagctgggacccTGCAGGTGGCCACGCAGATGGCAGATAATCGAGACAGCCTGGGGAGAAAG GGGAAGTACAACGTGCAGGGTCCAAGGGCAGCCCTGATGCTCAGCAGCCCTGGGGTGGCAGCCACTGCAGTCACTGCCCTGAAGGATGTGTTCCAGGCCCTGGGCTTTGAGAGCTTCGAAAGGAGGGAGGTCCCGGTCCAG GGCTTCCTTGAGGAGCTGGCTTGGTTTCGGGAGCGGCTGGATGCCCACAGACGCCTTGTGGGGTGTGCCCTAGTGGCCTTGGTGGCCCCCAGAGGGCAGCTGTGGCAGCCACAGCAGCTAGTCTGGGAGCTGAGCAGCTGTGGGGTCCTTCAGGGCTGCCCCAAAGTCTTTCTGCTGCTCCCGAGTGGCCCTGGTG CCACCCTGGAGCCCGGAGCCTTCCTCAATGGCCTGAGAGAGCTCTGTAGCCGCACTCCTCACTGGTCCCTGGTGCAGCTGCTGACAGAG CTCTTCCACAGGGTGGCTGAAGAGTCCACAGGGGGCACCTGCTGCCCTGTTCTTCAGAGCTCCTTGCGGGGGGCACTGTGCCTGGGAGGCGTGGAGCCCTGGAGGCCTGAG CCAGCCCCTGGTCCCAGCACTCAGTATGACCTGTCCAAGACCAAGGCTGCCCTCCTCCTGGCTGTGATCCAAGGCCGGCCTGGGGCCCAGCACGATGTGGAGGCGCTGGGGggcctgtgccaggccctgggctttGAGACCACCGTGAGGACGAACCCTACAGCCCAG GCTTTCCAGGAGGAGCTAGCCCAGTTCCGGGAGCAGCTGGACACCTGCGGGGGCCCTGTGAGCTGTGCCCTTGTGGCCCTGATGGCCCATGGGGGACCGCAGGGTCAGCTGCTGGGGACTGACGGGCAAGAGGTGCAGCCCCAGGCACTGATGCAGGAGCTGAGCCGCTGTCAGGTGCTGCGGGGACATCCCAAGATCTTCCTGCTGCAGGCCTGCCGTGGGG GAAAAAGGGATGCTGGTGTGGGGCCCACAGCTCTCCCCTGGTACCGGCGCTGGCTGCCGGCACCTCCATCTGTCCCCTCCCATGCAGATGTCCTGCAGATCTATGCCGAGGCCCAAG ACAGCTCCGGCAGGGGCCCCCCTTCAGGGAGCTCCCACCAGGCAGACATCCTGACGGTCTACGCAGCCACTGAGG GCTATGTGGCCTATCGGGATGAGAAGGGCTCAGACTTTATCCAGACCCTGGTGGAAGTCCTCAGAGCCAACCCCGGGAGGGACCTTCTGGAGCTGCTGACTGAG GTCAACAGGCGGGTGTGTGAGCAGGATGTGCTGGGCCCCGACTGCGATGAACCCCGAAAGGCCTGCCTGGAGATCTGCAGCTCGCTCCGGCGCCGGCTCTGCCTCCAGGTCTGA
- the LOC101040127 gene encoding uncharacterized protein LOC101040127 isoform X1 — translation MAFLVAGTLQVATQMADNRDSLGRKGKYNVQGPRAALMLSSPGVAATAVTALKDVFQALGFESFERREVPVQGFLEELAWFRERLDAHRRLVGCALVALVAPRGQLWQPQQLVWELSSCGVLQGCPKVFLLLPSGPGGEWAGQGHRGWAGEPQASLQANTVLLHSATLEPGAFLNGLRELCSRTPHWSLVQLLTELFHRVAEESTGGTCCPVLQSSLRGALCLGGVEPWRPEPAPGPSTQYDLSKTKAALLLAVIQGRPGAQHDVEALGGLCQALGFETTVRTNPTAQAFQEELAQFREQLDTCGGPVSCALVALMAHGGPQGQLLGTDGQEVQPQALMQELSRCQVLRGHPKIFLLQACRGGKRDAGVGPTALPWYRRWLPAPPSVPSHADVLQIYAEAQDSSGRGPPSGSSHQADILTVYAATEGYVAYRDEKGSDFIQTLVEVLRANPGRDLLELLTEVNRRVCEQDVLGPDCDEPRKACLEICSSLRRRLCLQV, via the exons ATGgccttcctggtagctgggacccTGCAGGTGGCCACGCAGATGGCAGATAATCGAGACAGCCTGGGGAGAAAG GGGAAGTACAACGTGCAGGGTCCAAGGGCAGCCCTGATGCTCAGCAGCCCTGGGGTGGCAGCCACTGCAGTCACTGCCCTGAAGGATGTGTTCCAGGCCCTGGGCTTTGAGAGCTTCGAAAGGAGGGAGGTCCCGGTCCAG GGCTTCCTTGAGGAGCTGGCTTGGTTTCGGGAGCGGCTGGATGCCCACAGACGCCTTGTGGGGTGTGCCCTAGTGGCCTTGGTGGCCCCCAGAGGGCAGCTGTGGCAGCCACAGCAGCTAGTCTGGGAGCTGAGCAGCTGTGGGGTCCTTCAGGGCTGCCCCAAAGTCTTTCTGCTGCTCCCGAGTGGCCCTGGTGGTGAGTGGgctgggcagggacacagaggcTGGGCAGGGGAGCCTCAGGCCTCACTCCAGGCCAATACAGTGCTTCTCCACTCAGCCACCCTGGAGCCCGGAGCCTTCCTCAATGGCCTGAGAGAGCTCTGTAGCCGCACTCCTCACTGGTCCCTGGTGCAGCTGCTGACAGAG CTCTTCCACAGGGTGGCTGAAGAGTCCACAGGGGGCACCTGCTGCCCTGTTCTTCAGAGCTCCTTGCGGGGGGCACTGTGCCTGGGAGGCGTGGAGCCCTGGAGGCCTGAG CCAGCCCCTGGTCCCAGCACTCAGTATGACCTGTCCAAGACCAAGGCTGCCCTCCTCCTGGCTGTGATCCAAGGCCGGCCTGGGGCCCAGCACGATGTGGAGGCGCTGGGGggcctgtgccaggccctgggctttGAGACCACCGTGAGGACGAACCCTACAGCCCAG GCTTTCCAGGAGGAGCTAGCCCAGTTCCGGGAGCAGCTGGACACCTGCGGGGGCCCTGTGAGCTGTGCCCTTGTGGCCCTGATGGCCCATGGGGGACCGCAGGGTCAGCTGCTGGGGACTGACGGGCAAGAGGTGCAGCCCCAGGCACTGATGCAGGAGCTGAGCCGCTGTCAGGTGCTGCGGGGACATCCCAAGATCTTCCTGCTGCAGGCCTGCCGTGGGG GAAAAAGGGATGCTGGTGTGGGGCCCACAGCTCTCCCCTGGTACCGGCGCTGGCTGCCGGCACCTCCATCTGTCCCCTCCCATGCAGATGTCCTGCAGATCTATGCCGAGGCCCAAG ACAGCTCCGGCAGGGGCCCCCCTTCAGGGAGCTCCCACCAGGCAGACATCCTGACGGTCTACGCAGCCACTGAGG GCTATGTGGCCTATCGGGATGAGAAGGGCTCAGACTTTATCCAGACCCTGGTGGAAGTCCTCAGAGCCAACCCCGGGAGGGACCTTCTGGAGCTGCTGACTGAG GTCAACAGGCGGGTGTGTGAGCAGGATGTGCTGGGCCCCGACTGCGATGAACCCCGAAAGGCCTGCCTGGAGATCTGCAGCTCGCTCCGGCGCCGGCTCTGCCTCCAGGTCTGA
- the ZNF213 gene encoding zinc finger protein 213 isoform X2, protein MALQSGVCSCIPHPSSSVLPFCSFPRNTHPDAGPAATGDPSGRLKGQVLGLKLRLTSPDPKARGMAAPLEPQDQASGEGEGLLIVKVEDASWEQESTQHEDSRDSEACRQRFRQFCYGDAHGPHEAFSQLWELCCRWLRPELRTKEQILELLVLEQFLTALPGEIQGWVREQHPGSGEEAVALVEDLQKQPVKTWPQDVPLEEAEPKAAGQESEAKGPPSTVGARRQPPVPQEQHSHGAQLPALLKEGQTREPMDTCFVSGIHEEWGTLDPAQRDLFWDIKRENSRNTTLGLGLKGQSERSRLEEVVPALPGQAALGGARRGRPPTRRRQFRDLAAEKPHSCGQCGKRFRWGSDLARHQRTHTGEKPHKCPECDKSFRSSSDLVRHQGVHTGEKPFSCSECGKSFSRSAYLADHQRIHTGEKPFGCSDCGKSFSLRSYLLDHRRVHTGERPFGCGECDKSFKQRAHLIAHQSLHAKMAQPVG, encoded by the exons ATGGCTCTTCAGTCCGGTGTTTGCTCATGTATTCCACATCCTTCCTCCTCAGTCCTGCCATTTTGCTCTTTCCCCAGGAACACACATCCAGATGCTGGCCCAGCTGCCACAGGGGATCCCTCTGGGAGACTGAAAGGACAGGTTCTGGGGCTCAAGTTGAGGCTGACCAGCCCTGACCCCAAGGCCAGGGGAATGGCAGCCCCCTTGGAGCCCCAGGACCAGGCTTCTGGAGAGGGAGAAGGGCTTCTGATTGTGAAAGTCGAAGATGCCTCCTGGGAACAGGAATCCACCCAGCATGAGGACAGCAGGGATTCTGAAGCCTGCCGCCAGCGCTTCCGGCAGTTCTGCTATGGGGATGCGCATGGCCCTCATGAGGCCTTCAGCCAGCTCTGGGAGCTGTGCTGCCGCTGGCTGCGGCCCGAGCTGCGCACCAAGGAGCAGATCCTGGAGCTGCTGGTGCTGGAGCAGTTCCTGACAGCGCTGCCGGGGGAGATCCAGGGCTGGGTCCGTGAGCAGCACCCAGGAAGTGGCGAGGAGGCTGTCGCCTTAGTGGAGGACCTGCAGAAGCAGCCAGTGAAAACCTGGCCGCAG GATGTGCCCTTGGAGGAAGCGGAACCCAAGGCTGCAGGCCAGGAATCTGAGGCCAAGGGGCCTCCCTCAACAGTAGGGGCACGGAGGCAGCCACCTGTTCCCCAGGAGCAGCACAGCCATGGCG CCCAGCTTCCTGCTCTTCTTAAAGAGGGGCAAACCAGAGAGCCAATGGATACCTGCTTTGTCTCCGGCATCCAT GAAGAATGGGGCACCCTGGACCCTGCTCAGAGGGATCTCTTCTGGGATATAAAGCGGGAGAACTCCCGGAACACCACTCTGG GTTTGGGGCTCAAAGGCCAAAGCGAGAGGTCCCGGCTGGAGGAGGTGGTGCCAGCGCTGCCAGGACAGGCGGCCCTGGGGGGCGCGCGACGGGGACGGCCACCCACGCGCCGTCGCCAGTTCCGGGACCTGGCAGCTGAGAAGCCGCACAGCTGCGGGCAGTGCGGGAAGCGCTTCCGCTGGGGCTCGGACCTGGCGCGGCACCAGCGCACGCACACGGGCGAGAAGCCGCACAAGTGCCCCGAGTGCGACAAGAGCTTCCGCAGCTCCTCGGACCTGGTGCGCCACCAGGGCGTGCACACGGGCGAGAAGCCCTTCTCCTGCTCCGAGTGCGGCAAGAGCTTCAGCCGCAGCGCCTACCTGGCCGACCACCAGCGCATCCACACAGGCGAGAAGCCCTTCGGCTGCAGTGACTGCGGCAAGAGCTTCTCGCTGCGCTCCTACCTGCTGGACCACCGGCGCGTGCACACCGGCGAGCGGCCCTTCGGCTGCGGAGAGTGCGACAAGAGCTTCAAGCAGCGCGCGCACCTCATCGCACACCAGAGCCTGCACGCCAAGATGGCCCAGCCCGTGGGGTGA
- the ZNF213 gene encoding zinc finger protein 213 isoform X3 has protein sequence MAAPLEPQDQASGEGEGLLIVKVEDASWEQESTQHEDSRDSEACRQRFRQFCYGDAHGPHEAFSQLWELCCRWLRPELRTKEQILELLVLEQFLTALPGEIQGWVREQHPGSGEEAVALVEDLQKQPVKTWPQDVPLEEAEPKAAGQESEAKGPPSTVGARRQPPVPQEQHSHGAQLPALLKEGQTREPMDTCFVSGIHGPVAPGDIPFYFSQEEWGTLDPAQRDLFWDIKRENSRNTTLGLGLKGQSERSRLEEVVPALPGQAALGGARRGRPPTRRRQFRDLAAEKPHSCGQCGKRFRWGSDLARHQRTHTGEKPHKCPECDKSFRSSSDLVRHQGVHTGEKPFSCSECGKSFSRSAYLADHQRIHTGEKPFGCSDCGKSFSLRSYLLDHRRVHTGERPFGCGECDKSFKQRAHLIAHQSLHAKMAQPVG, from the exons ATGGCAGCCCCCTTGGAGCCCCAGGACCAGGCTTCTGGAGAGGGAGAAGGGCTTCTGATTGTGAAAGTCGAAGATGCCTCCTGGGAACAGGAATCCACCCAGCATGAGGACAGCAGGGATTCTGAAGCCTGCCGCCAGCGCTTCCGGCAGTTCTGCTATGGGGATGCGCATGGCCCTCATGAGGCCTTCAGCCAGCTCTGGGAGCTGTGCTGCCGCTGGCTGCGGCCCGAGCTGCGCACCAAGGAGCAGATCCTGGAGCTGCTGGTGCTGGAGCAGTTCCTGACAGCGCTGCCGGGGGAGATCCAGGGCTGGGTCCGTGAGCAGCACCCAGGAAGTGGCGAGGAGGCTGTCGCCTTAGTGGAGGACCTGCAGAAGCAGCCAGTGAAAACCTGGCCGCAG GATGTGCCCTTGGAGGAAGCGGAACCCAAGGCTGCAGGCCAGGAATCTGAGGCCAAGGGGCCTCCCTCAACAGTAGGGGCACGGAGGCAGCCACCTGTTCCCCAGGAGCAGCACAGCCATGGCG CCCAGCTTCCTGCTCTTCTTAAAGAGGGGCAAACCAGAGAGCCAATGGATACCTGCTTTGTCTCCGGCATCCAT GGACCTGTGGCACCAGGAGACATTCCATTCTATTTCTCCCAGGAAGAATGGGGCACCCTGGACCCTGCTCAGAGGGATCTCTTCTGGGATATAAAGCGGGAGAACTCCCGGAACACCACTCTGG GTTTGGGGCTCAAAGGCCAAAGCGAGAGGTCCCGGCTGGAGGAGGTGGTGCCAGCGCTGCCAGGACAGGCGGCCCTGGGGGGCGCGCGACGGGGACGGCCACCCACGCGCCGTCGCCAGTTCCGGGACCTGGCAGCTGAGAAGCCGCACAGCTGCGGGCAGTGCGGGAAGCGCTTCCGCTGGGGCTCGGACCTGGCGCGGCACCAGCGCACGCACACGGGCGAGAAGCCGCACAAGTGCCCCGAGTGCGACAAGAGCTTCCGCAGCTCCTCGGACCTGGTGCGCCACCAGGGCGTGCACACGGGCGAGAAGCCCTTCTCCTGCTCCGAGTGCGGCAAGAGCTTCAGCCGCAGCGCCTACCTGGCCGACCACCAGCGCATCCACACAGGCGAGAAGCCCTTCGGCTGCAGTGACTGCGGCAAGAGCTTCTCGCTGCGCTCCTACCTGCTGGACCACCGGCGCGTGCACACCGGCGAGCGGCCCTTCGGCTGCGGAGAGTGCGACAAGAGCTTCAAGCAGCGCGCGCACCTCATCGCACACCAGAGCCTGCACGCCAAGATGGCCCAGCCCGTGGGGTGA
- the ZNF213 gene encoding zinc finger protein 213 isoform X1: protein MALQSGVCSCIPHPSSSVLPFCSFPRNTHPDAGPAATGDPSGRLKGQVLGLKLRLTSPDPKARGMAAPLEPQDQASGEGEGLLIVKVEDASWEQESTQHEDSRDSEACRQRFRQFCYGDAHGPHEAFSQLWELCCRWLRPELRTKEQILELLVLEQFLTALPGEIQGWVREQHPGSGEEAVALVEDLQKQPVKTWPQDVPLEEAEPKAAGQESEAKGPPSTVGARRQPPVPQEQHSHGAQLPALLKEGQTREPMDTCFVSGIHGPVAPGDIPFYFSQEEWGTLDPAQRDLFWDIKRENSRNTTLGLGLKGQSERSRLEEVVPALPGQAALGGARRGRPPTRRRQFRDLAAEKPHSCGQCGKRFRWGSDLARHQRTHTGEKPHKCPECDKSFRSSSDLVRHQGVHTGEKPFSCSECGKSFSRSAYLADHQRIHTGEKPFGCSDCGKSFSLRSYLLDHRRVHTGERPFGCGECDKSFKQRAHLIAHQSLHAKMAQPVG, encoded by the exons ATGGCTCTTCAGTCCGGTGTTTGCTCATGTATTCCACATCCTTCCTCCTCAGTCCTGCCATTTTGCTCTTTCCCCAGGAACACACATCCAGATGCTGGCCCAGCTGCCACAGGGGATCCCTCTGGGAGACTGAAAGGACAGGTTCTGGGGCTCAAGTTGAGGCTGACCAGCCCTGACCCCAAGGCCAGGGGAATGGCAGCCCCCTTGGAGCCCCAGGACCAGGCTTCTGGAGAGGGAGAAGGGCTTCTGATTGTGAAAGTCGAAGATGCCTCCTGGGAACAGGAATCCACCCAGCATGAGGACAGCAGGGATTCTGAAGCCTGCCGCCAGCGCTTCCGGCAGTTCTGCTATGGGGATGCGCATGGCCCTCATGAGGCCTTCAGCCAGCTCTGGGAGCTGTGCTGCCGCTGGCTGCGGCCCGAGCTGCGCACCAAGGAGCAGATCCTGGAGCTGCTGGTGCTGGAGCAGTTCCTGACAGCGCTGCCGGGGGAGATCCAGGGCTGGGTCCGTGAGCAGCACCCAGGAAGTGGCGAGGAGGCTGTCGCCTTAGTGGAGGACCTGCAGAAGCAGCCAGTGAAAACCTGGCCGCAG GATGTGCCCTTGGAGGAAGCGGAACCCAAGGCTGCAGGCCAGGAATCTGAGGCCAAGGGGCCTCCCTCAACAGTAGGGGCACGGAGGCAGCCACCTGTTCCCCAGGAGCAGCACAGCCATGGCG CCCAGCTTCCTGCTCTTCTTAAAGAGGGGCAAACCAGAGAGCCAATGGATACCTGCTTTGTCTCCGGCATCCAT GGACCTGTGGCACCAGGAGACATTCCATTCTATTTCTCCCAGGAAGAATGGGGCACCCTGGACCCTGCTCAGAGGGATCTCTTCTGGGATATAAAGCGGGAGAACTCCCGGAACACCACTCTGG GTTTGGGGCTCAAAGGCCAAAGCGAGAGGTCCCGGCTGGAGGAGGTGGTGCCAGCGCTGCCAGGACAGGCGGCCCTGGGGGGCGCGCGACGGGGACGGCCACCCACGCGCCGTCGCCAGTTCCGGGACCTGGCAGCTGAGAAGCCGCACAGCTGCGGGCAGTGCGGGAAGCGCTTCCGCTGGGGCTCGGACCTGGCGCGGCACCAGCGCACGCACACGGGCGAGAAGCCGCACAAGTGCCCCGAGTGCGACAAGAGCTTCCGCAGCTCCTCGGACCTGGTGCGCCACCAGGGCGTGCACACGGGCGAGAAGCCCTTCTCCTGCTCCGAGTGCGGCAAGAGCTTCAGCCGCAGCGCCTACCTGGCCGACCACCAGCGCATCCACACAGGCGAGAAGCCCTTCGGCTGCAGTGACTGCGGCAAGAGCTTCTCGCTGCGCTCCTACCTGCTGGACCACCGGCGCGTGCACACCGGCGAGCGGCCCTTCGGCTGCGGAGAGTGCGACAAGAGCTTCAAGCAGCGCGCGCACCTCATCGCACACCAGAGCCTGCACGCCAAGATGGCCCAGCCCGTGGGGTGA